GTTGGACATCTCGCTCACGAGCGCCAGCGCAATCGCGATACCCGCGCTCGGTCCGTCCTTCGGAATTGCACCGGCCGGTACGTGAATGTGTGCCTCACTGGCCGACGCCACTCGGTTGGCCGGAATGCCCAGCAATGCCGCGTTGTTCGTGGCGTAGGTGAGTGCCGCCCGCGCACTCTCCTTCATCACGTCGCCAAGCTGACCGGTCAGGATCAGCGAGATCGGTCCGACGCGCACCACTTCGGCACCATCGTCGCTCTTCGCCGGCGCCGACGACCCACGGCGGATGCTCGCTTCCACGAACATGATGTCACCACCCATCGGCGTGTAGTACATACCCGTCGTGATACCGACCTCGTCATGCTCGGCCACACGTTCCGGGTGCACCTTCGGGCGCCCCAGTAACTCGCGGACTTCGTCGCCGCTGATCACCTTGTCGTCGATCGTCGCCGTGTCACCCATGGCGACGCGACGCGCCACCTTGCGCGCCACCGCGCCGAGCTGACGCTCCAGCTGTCGGACGCCGCTTTCACGCGTGTACTCGCTGATCACCTTCATCACCGCGTCGTCGGTGAACTTGAGATCGCGCTGACCGAGTCCCGATTCCTCGAGCTGCCGGGGAATGAGATACGTCTTGGCGATTTCCGACTTCTCGCGCTCGGTGTAGCCGCTGAAGTCCACCACTTCCATACGGTCCAGCAGCGGACCGGGGATGTTCTGGATGAAGTTCGACGTCGCGATGAACAACACTTCGCTCAGGTCGAACGGCACGCCGAGATAGTGATCGGTGAACGAATCGTTCTGCGCGGGATCGAGCACTTCCAGCAATGCGCTGGAGGGATCGCCCTGATACGACGTGCCGAGCTTGTCGACTTCGTCGAGCAGGAACACCGGGTTCTTACTGCCCGCTTGCTTCATGCCCTGAATGATGCGACCGGGCATGGCGCCCACATACGTGCGCCGATGTCCACGGATGTCCGCTTCGTCGCGTGCGCCACCCAGGGCGACGCGCACGTATTCACGGCCGAGCGCGCGGGCGATCGACTTGGCGATACTCGTCTTGCCGACGCCCGGCGGTCCGTTGAAGAGCAGGATCGGTCCCTTGGCCATGGCGCGGGCCTTGGCTTCCTTCGCGTCGGTGATCTGACGCTCGCCGTTCCCGTTGCCACTGCCGTTTCCACTGCCAAGCGTGGCGTTCGCATCGGTGGTGTCGCCCTTGAGCTTCGACACCGGGAACTCGCCCGTCGTCGCGACCTCGGCGGCCACCTGCTGCGCACGCAACTGGCGCACGGCCAGGAACTCGAGCACGCGATCCTTCACGTCCTTGAGACCGTAGTGATCCTCTTCGAGGATCTCACCGGCACGGGCGAGTTCAAGGTGATCGTCCGAGCGCTTGCTCCACGGCAGTTCGGCGATCCACTCGAGATACGTGCGGATCACCTGTGCTTCCATCGACTCGCGACCGGCGCGCTCGAGGCGGCCCAATTCACGCTCCGCTTCCGCGCGCGCTTCCTTCGGTAGCTCGAGCTTGGTCAGCTTTTCGCGGAGCTCGGTGATTTCCTTCGACTGATCGTCGTCACCGAGCTCTTTCTGGATCGCCTTGAGCTGTTCGCGCAGGAACATCTCGCGCTGCCGCTCGCCCAGCTCTTCCTGGACCTGCGACTTGATGTCTTCCTGTGCCTCGAGCAAGCCGATCTGGCGTTGCACATGCACCAACACGCGACGGAGGCGCTCTTCAACGGACATCGTCTCGAGCAGTCCTTGCTTCTCGGGCACGGTGAGCTCGATGTAGCCGGCCACGAGGTCGGAGAACTTGCCGGCATCGTCGACCGAGTCGAGCACCTGGTGCACGACTTCTTCGGGCAGACCGCGCTTCTCGCCCAACTCGGCGGCACGCTCGCGCGCCTCCTTATGGAGCGCCTCGAACGCGGCGTTCTTGAGGTCGAGTGGCATCATCTCCTCGGCGGGCACGATCACCGCTTGGAGATACCCATCGACTTCGGCGTACTGCAGCGCCGTGGCGCGCTGCTCGCCTTGCAGCAGCAGCTGAACACCGCCCAGACCGCGCTGGATCTGGCCGATGCGGGCGATGACGCCCGTCGTAAAGAGAATGTCCGACGTCGGCTCTTCGGTGTTGTCGCGCTGCGCGACGGCAAAGACGAGTCGATCGCCCTTGAGTGCCGTTTCGATGGCTCTCAGGGTGCCGGGGCGGCCCGCCGCAATCGGTGCGGTGATGCCGGGGAACATGACCGTCCCGCGAAGCGGCAGGACAGGAAGCGTTTGGCGTTGGCCCATGACGTACGATCCTTTTGGAAGAGGAATACCGCCAGCCAATGGGCAGGTTTCACACCGTCTGGATTACGCCATCCCGGCAGGGTTTGCAAGCAGCCTGGGGCGCGGGTGCCGTGGTGACGGTACCGCTGGCCCGGCCACCCGCCGAATTGTCGGTCCACGGCATGGAATGCAAATAGCGGTCAAGATGACCGATGGCGCTGGCGTCCGGGACGGACGGGGGCCCAGTTGCAACTCCCGGCGAGCTCGGGCCGTACGGCGGATGCCCAAGAGAATTACGATGCTGTTGCCGGTTTCTCTCCGGTGCTACACTAGACACGTACGGCGCGACTTCCCCGATTCCCACGCGAGTGCCCGATTCCGTAGTCCCATCCACCGAAGATGCTGAGCTGCGCGCCCATGTGGAGCAGGCGCTCAGTGCCACCTATGAACTGGACCAGGAGATCGGTCGCGGTGGCATGGGCATCGTGTATCGGGCCAAGGATAAGCGCCTCAAGCGCTTCGTGGCGATCAAGCTGCTGCCGCCGGAGCTGTCGTTCCGGCGCGACATCCGCACGCGCTTTCTACGCGAAGCCGAGACGGCCGCACAGCTGAGTCATCCCAACATCGTCCCGATTTATTCGGTCGACGAAGTCGGGAATCTCGTGTTCTTCGTGATGGCGTGCATCGACGGCGACAACCTCGCCACGAAGTTGCAGAAGCGTGGGCCGCTACCAATCGATGACGTACGCCGCTGGCTACTCGAAGTGGCCGATGCGCTGGCTTTTGCGCACGCGCGGGGCGTCATTCACCGCGATATCAAGCCGGATAACATTCTGCTCGACAGTATCGATGGTCGGGCGCTCGTCACCGACTTCGGGATCGCGCGCGCCGCCAGCGACAGTGGAGAGACGTCGCGCCTCACCGCCACCGGCATGGCGATCGGCACCCCGGCCTACATGTCGCCCGAGCAAGCCGCCGGCGATCGCGACCTCGACGCCCGCAGCGATCTGTATTCGCTGGGTATCGTGGCCTATCAGATGCTGGCCGGCGAGCCGCCGTTCACCGGCGGCACCACGCCGGCGCTGTTGGTGAAGCACCTCGCCGAAATGCCGGTGCCGGTGTCGTTGCGTCGTCCCGACACGCCCGATGATTTGTCGCAGATCGTCATGCGGTTGTTGGAGAAGAGCCCCGAGCACCGCTTCCAGAGTGCCGGTGAGATGGTGACGGCGCTCAAGACGGGTGTCGTGCCGCCTCCCACGAATCCGGCGGCGTCGCAGCTTGCAACGGGAGCGCCCGTACGCTTCAACGGCGCACCCATCGGCGGCATGCCGCTGGGAGGTCTGGCGTCACCCAGTCCGTCCGCGCCGTCGGTGCCGTACACGCCCGCGCCGTACACGCCGCCGGCTTATCAACCGCCCACGTACCAGTCGCGCACCGCAGTGACGCCGCAGGCGGCGCCGTATCCGCTCTATCAACAGCCGACGTCGGGCGACGAGGTGTACGTCCCGACGGCGGAGGACCTCGCGCGTTGGGAGGCACCTCCCGTCGTGGCGTTCCGCCGTAAGCTGGCCCCGTATCTGTTCGTGAACGGCGCGATCCTCGTGATCAGCATCTTCACGCGCGGCGACATGCTCGGGCTAACCACGCTGTGGACGGTGTACATCGCGTGGAAGTACGCCAAGCTCTGGGCCGACGGCTTTGACTGGACGGATGTGCTGAAGCAGCCCAAGCATCGCATGCTCGGCGAAGTCCTATCCGATCTTGGCGACAAGTTCATGGCCACGTTCAGCCGCAAGAAGCGCGAAGAGCTACGGGCGCAGGGGCGGTTGCGCAATCGTCTCGATGGTGTGCTGTCGTCGACGCCAACGTCGCCGGTGACGCTACGCGCGGCCGTCGCGATGCCGAACGCGCCTGCACGCGACGACGAGCTCGGCGAGTTCGTCGGACTGGTCAAGGCCGCGCGCGCCGATCGCGAAGAGATCGGGCGTTTGCTGGGCACGCTGCCGGCCGACGAGCGCGGGCGCATTCCCGACGTCGCACGTACGGCCGTGGATCTGGTGAACAAGGTCGAGATCATTGCCCGCGATATCGCCCGGGTGGATCGCGACCATGGACCTGATGCCGCACGACGCATCGACGCCGAGATAGGGGCACTCGAGGCCGAAGCGAATCCGCTCGACACACAGCGCAGCGAAGGACGTGTGCGTCGCTTGGCGCAGCTGCGTCGCGATCGCCGCGCGGTGGCCGATTCCCTCGGCAAGCGTGAATTGCGCCGTGCGCAGCTGGAGAGCTGCCGTATCGCACTCGAGAACGTGCGCCTCGATCTCGTGCGTCTGCGTACCGGCAATAGTTCAGTGCAGAGTGTCACCTTGGTCGCCGAGCAGGCCATGCAGCTGGCGCGTGATGTCGAGATCGCGGTGCAGGCCGCCAACGAAGTGCGCGACGCAACGTCGTCGCGCTACGGTTCGGCGTAAGCCGAGCGCACGATGCCTGACGGTCAGCGCGCGGCCACGAAGGCGGCCGAAACACAGGCCGAGTCGAATCTCCTGCGCGACCGCGTAACAGCCGCGGTCGGCGACCTGTACCTCATCGAGCAGGAAGTCGGTCGAGGCGGCATGGCCGTGGTGTACGCCGCCGAAGATGTGCGATTGCAGCGACCGGTGGCGCTCAAGGTGCTGCCGCCCGAGCTCGCGTTTCGCGGCGACGTGCGTGAACGCTTCGTGCGCGAAGCGCAGACGGCCGCGCGGCTCAATCATCCGCACATCGTGCCGATCTATGCGGTGCACGAGGAAGGCGGATTGGTGTGCTTCGCGATGGCGCTGGTCAAAGGCGAGAGCCTGGCGGCGCGCATCGTTCGCGATCCGCGGCCCGGTTTCGAGTACATCGCGCAGATGCTGGAGCAGGTGGCCGACGCGCTCGCATACGCGCACGCCTGCGGCGTGGTGCATCGTGACGTGAAGCCGGACAACGTGCTCATCGACAAAGACTCGGGGCGTGCGATGGTCACCGACTTCGGTATCGCGCGCGCGGCCGAGAGCGGGTCGCGTCTCACGCAGACTGGCATTGCGGTGGGCACGCCGGCGTTCATGAGCCCCGAGCAGGCCACGGGAGACCGCGAGATCGACGGTCGGAGCGACATCTATTCGCTCGGCGTCGTCGGCTACCTCATGCTGGCGGGCCGCTTGCCATTCGAGGCGACGACCACGCCGGCGATGCTCATGAAGCATGTCAGTGAAACGCCGATGCCGATTCGCGCCGTGCGTCCGGATGCGCCGCATGCGCTGGTAGAGATTCTCGAGCGGTGTCTTGCCAAGCGTCCGCAAGACCGCTGGGACAACGCCATGCAGCTCCGCGATGCCCTGCGCAAAGTGCAGCGCGACGGTTCGCTGCAGACGGGCGCGCACCGTGCGTACGCGCCGCCCGCGCCGGCTCCGTTGTACCCGCCGGCGGCCGCTCCGGTGCACTACAACGGGACATCCGGCGCCCGCACACCGGAACATCGCGAAGACGCGCGCTATGGGCAGCGATCGGAGGACTGGGCGCCGCGCAATGTGCTGGTTCCGGCACCCGCGCCTCGGTCGTATCCTGCGCCGGGCGCGTTGCCGCCCATGCCCGCGCTTCCGCCGCTGCCGCCTGGCGCTCCACGCGAGCAGGTGCGCGAGTGGAATCGCGCGTCCAAGGAAGCGATGCAGGATTGGCGCGTCGCGGTGCGACAGCAGCGCCGCGACGTGCAGTCGCAGTGGAACGATCAGTACGGCGACGCGACCAGTGCCTGGCGCAGCGACGAAGACGTGATCGAGCGCTTCAAGGGGCAGATGCTCTGGACGGCGGGCATGATCGTGTTCCTCGGCGTCATCAATGCGTCGACCAGTCCCGGTTTCCCGTGGGCGATCTTCCCCTCGATGGGCATGGGCTTGGGCGTGCTCGGCCGGTACATCCGGCTGCGTCGGCGTGGCATCACGTTGGGTCGCATCTTTGGCGGTGAGTCCACACCGAAGCCGGACGGCGACCCGCGCAGCAAGCCGGCGCGCATCGCCGACGCGTCGCGCGCGTTCGTGAAGCACGCCAAGTGGTTGATGGGCGCGGCCGCCGTTTCGCTTGGCAGTCTCGTGATCGGCGCGTCGTTGGATCTCAAACCGATGATCATTCCGATGCTCGGCGCCGGTCTTGCGGCGTTGGCGAGCGCGCAAATGCTGGCTCGCGATTTCATGCGGCTGCGTCGACTTGGCGTCTCGGCGGGTGACGCGTGGAACGGCAGTTGGCAGGCCATCGCCGCGGGGTCGGATGATCGTCCGTACGAGGTGAAGATGCGCGAGCAACTCGCGCTCGTGGCCGGCGATCAGTTGCTCGCGTCGGCGTACGGTGAGTTGCTGCGCAATGCGGTGGACGATCGGCTCACGATCAAGGACGTTACGGCGAAACTGTCGGACGCCGACAAGAGTTTGGTGCCCGACGTCGAGCCTACGGCCGACGCGCTCCTCGAGCGCATCAGCGCCCTCGCCAGCGGTCTCGAACGATTGCAGCGCGATCTGCCCACCGATGCACTGACACAACTCGAATCACGAGTGGCGTCGGTGCAAGCCGAGCCGGAACAGGCGCCGGATCGCGAACGCCGCCTCACGCTGCTCACGCGGCAGCTGTCGTCGTTGCAGGAACTCGTGGACCGCCGCGAAACGATGCAGCGTCAGCTCGACAGCGCGTCGATGGCGCTGCGGTCACTGCGTCTCGATATCGTGAAGCTGCGCACCATGGGCGTGGGTGCGGCGATCAACGATGTCACGAATGCGACGCAGGAAGCGAGAGCGCTGTCAAGAGACCTGGGACACGTGATCAGCGCGGCAGACGAGATGCGGAAACTCTGAACTGCCCAGTCATCAGTGGTCAGTGGTCTGAACTCTGGCGTGGGACTTCATATAGTGCTCAGCGTCGAGCAACGACAGTCCACAGTTGCGAGGCGTTTGATGGACTGCCGCCGGATGCATCGCGCGTGCTCAATACTGCACGAAACGCCTCGGCACTGTGGACTGTCGTTGCTGAATTCTGACCGCTATACAAAGTCCGACGCCAGAGTTCTGAACACCGTCTACTGAATCCGCGTAAATCCGCGCCGTTCAGTACTCCCGTTCTTCGAATTCCGAGACCAGCGTCGCGTGTCCGTGTCGCGTGGCCGCCTCAACGCCCTTGTCGCACGCCGCGCGGGCGGCGTCCTGTTTGCCGAGGGCGTGCAGCGTGTCGGCATAACGCAGCCAGCCGTTGCCTTCGTCGTCGTGCAGCGCGAGATACGCGGCCAACTCCAGTTCGGCTTCGTCCAACAGGCCGGCTTTGAGCAGCTCGTTGGCGAGTCCGAAGCGGGCGAGGGGATTCGTCGGCTGCTTGGCAGCCATGACGCGCATCGTGGCGAGGCGATCTGTCATGAGAGACGGGCGGGTGGAAGGGGCGTGACGCGAAGCACTCTCTGACAATTCAGCCGGTCAGGAGTTCCGCCACGAGTGCACCGAGTCGGTCGGGTGCTTCTTCGGGGGCTACGTGGGCTACGCCGGGGAGTTCGCGGAGCGTGACCCCATTCGGTGCCGCGAGACGCAGTGCTTCGCCGAGTTTGACGGCGCGGGCGGCAGGTACGAACGGATCGTCAGACGCGGTGGCGAGCAGCACGGGGCAGGTGATTGCGCCCGGCGAGAGGGCGGCGGTGGTATCGCCCCGTGACGCCGAGAGGGCCGACAGCTGAGCGAGCGCGGCGTCGCGTCCGTCGCGGGTCCGAAAACTTTTCAGGTAGAGATCGAGCGATCGCGCACCGACGTCGCGATGGGCGTAGCAGGGCAGCAGGGCCGCGTGGAGGGCGGAGGCCAGCCAGCCGGGCGAGAGGCGACGCCAGAGCGACAGGAAGGGCACCAGTCGCGCCACGCGGCGGCTCAAGGCGACATCGCCAGGCTGGCAGCCGATCATGGTGGGGTTCACGAGCAGCAGGTGCGCCACGCGCTCCGGGTGTTCGTGCGCCACGACGGCCGCGATCGCGGCACCCATGCCGTGCCCAACGAGTGAGGCTCGTCGCACGCCGAGTACATCGAGCAGGGCGGCGACGCGCATGGCGTGACCGGCAACCGTCATCTGGTGGGTGCCGGGCGGGTCGCTTCGGCCATGGCCGAGCAGATCGAGCACCAGGACGCGATATCCCTTGGGCAACCGCGGCAGGACATCCTGCCACAAATGCGATGACGTGAAGGCGCCGTGGATCAGAACGATCGGCTCACCGACGCCGCGCTCGCCGAATGCGTAGCAGTAGAGGCGCACGCCCCCTAGATCGACGAACTCGCCGCGCATCAGCGCTGGCTAGGGGAGGCGGAGAGCGTGGACATAAGCCGCAGTCAATCTCAACGGCGCCGCGTCGCGGAACAAGCGATTCCGTCGCGCGACAGCGAAAAGCGGGGGGTGCCGGCTGGCACCCCCCGCTTGGTCGCACATCCTGCGACCTCGGTCAGAGACCGCCGCGGCGACCCTGCGGCATGGCGGCAACGTTCTCGTCGAACTTCTTCTTCTGTTCGTCGGTCAGCAGCGCCTTGAGGGCGTCGTTGCGCTCGGTGTTCATCTTGCGCATCGACTCCTGCATCGCGGCCGGGTCACCGCCACCGCTGCGGGCGGCCATCATCGCTTCCCGCTGCTTGGTGCCGGCCTGGGTCAGGATGGAGTCGACCGTTGCCGACTGCGCGGCCGTCAGCGTGATGTCCTTGAACAGCTGTTCCTTCTGCCGAGCGTTACGGTCGGCCTGCGACATCTGCATGCCACCACCACCACCGCCGCCACCCTGGGCATAGGCGGGCACAGCAATCGCGAGGGCAGCCGCAGCAACAACCATGCGGATCGTGTTCTTCATGTCTGGGGTCTCGGTGGGTCGTTCGGCACTGTCCACGACGCGGTCGCGCCGCTGAGGTACCTCACAGTGTAGACGTCTAAGCTTGCAGAAGTGTTAAGACGAAAGCGACGAATGGATGAGTCCGCCTTGAAATGGATGCGGTTGGTCCCTCACCCTCTGGCGGAACGTCGGTTGAGGGGTACAATTGCAGAATTGTGACGCTTCCGCCCTCGATATCGCCGCTACCAGTGCCTGATTCGCCGCCGGTCCCTCCGGACGCGCGCCTCTCGCTGTACCCGCCGATGCCGGCGCCACCGCCGCTGCCGCCGGGGCCCGTCACCGTACCTATGAGTTGGCTGCTTCGCACGGCGTCACCGTCGGTCCAGTTCCGCGCCACCAAGGCCTTCTGGCCGAAAGCGGTGTCCGACGCGGGGTGGGCGACGGTTCCGTACGCCAGTCGGCAGGGATGGCACCTGCTCCTGATGCAGGATGGGGACGGCCAGTGGCCCGGCGGCATGCTCACGGTTCCTGCCGGGTTGTCGCTCGAGGGCATCGGCACCATTCCGGCCTACCGTCGCCTGCTGGAGCTCGGGTGGGACCCGGAGAGCCCGGCGCTCAGCTCGACGAAGCGGTTGCTGTTTCGCCTGCTGGCCGAAGACGATGACCCCTCGTTTCTGGCGGAGATGATGCCGAAGACGTGGGACGACGATCTGATCAAGCGAGGGCGGTTGTTGTTGCGTGAGGCGGCGGCGGCAGCGCTCGCGCAGGCGGGGTATGAGAGTGATCCGCGGCTCCGCGGTGCGGCCCGCCGGTTGGTGGATCGGGTGATGCCGTTCCTCAAGTCGCCATTGGCGCAGAAGCCGTGGATCCGTCTGGGCAACCAGCATGTGCTCCCGGCCGAGGTCACGGCACCGTCGTTTCACCTGCTGGTGATGCTGGGCTACATGCCGCATTTCCGCAGCGAGCACTACGAGTTCATGGATCGGCTGTACACCTATCTCACGCAGCCGTGGCCGCGCCAACAGCCGGTGCAGCAGGTGGGGCCGCATCTCATCGAGCAGCCCCATCTGGTGTTGGGCGACCTGCTGCCCACGC
This region of Gemmatimonas groenlandica genomic DNA includes:
- a CDS encoding alpha/beta fold hydrolase: MRGEFVDLGGVRLYCYAFGERGVGEPIVLIHGAFTSSHLWQDVLPRLPKGYRVLVLDLLGHGRSDPPGTHQMTVAGHAMRVAALLDVLGVRRASLVGHGMGAAIAAVVAHEHPERVAHLLLVNPTMIGCQPGDVALSRRVARLVPFLSLWRRLSPGWLASALHAALLPCYAHRDVGARSLDLYLKSFRTRDGRDAALAQLSALSASRGDTTAALSPGAITCPVLLATASDDPFVPAARAVKLGEALRLAAPNGVTLRELPGVAHVAPEEAPDRLGALVAELLTG
- a CDS encoding protein kinase domain-containing protein: MPDGQRAATKAAETQAESNLLRDRVTAAVGDLYLIEQEVGRGGMAVVYAAEDVRLQRPVALKVLPPELAFRGDVRERFVREAQTAARLNHPHIVPIYAVHEEGGLVCFAMALVKGESLAARIVRDPRPGFEYIAQMLEQVADALAYAHACGVVHRDVKPDNVLIDKDSGRAMVTDFGIARAAESGSRLTQTGIAVGTPAFMSPEQATGDREIDGRSDIYSLGVVGYLMLAGRLPFEATTTPAMLMKHVSETPMPIRAVRPDAPHALVEILERCLAKRPQDRWDNAMQLRDALRKVQRDGSLQTGAHRAYAPPAPAPLYPPAAAPVHYNGTSGARTPEHREDARYGQRSEDWAPRNVLVPAPAPRSYPAPGALPPMPALPPLPPGAPREQVREWNRASKEAMQDWRVAVRQQRRDVQSQWNDQYGDATSAWRSDEDVIERFKGQMLWTAGMIVFLGVINASTSPGFPWAIFPSMGMGLGVLGRYIRLRRRGITLGRIFGGESTPKPDGDPRSKPARIADASRAFVKHAKWLMGAAAVSLGSLVIGASLDLKPMIIPMLGAGLAALASAQMLARDFMRLRRLGVSAGDAWNGSWQAIAAGSDDRPYEVKMREQLALVAGDQLLASAYGELLRNAVDDRLTIKDVTAKLSDADKSLVPDVEPTADALLERISALASGLERLQRDLPTDALTQLESRVASVQAEPEQAPDRERRLTLLTRQLSSLQELVDRRETMQRQLDSASMALRSLRLDIVKLRTMGVGAAINDVTNATQEARALSRDLGHVISAADEMRKL
- a CDS encoding serine/threonine-protein kinase; amino-acid sequence: MPDSVVPSTEDAELRAHVEQALSATYELDQEIGRGGMGIVYRAKDKRLKRFVAIKLLPPELSFRRDIRTRFLREAETAAQLSHPNIVPIYSVDEVGNLVFFVMACIDGDNLATKLQKRGPLPIDDVRRWLLEVADALAFAHARGVIHRDIKPDNILLDSIDGRALVTDFGIARAASDSGETSRLTATGMAIGTPAYMSPEQAAGDRDLDARSDLYSLGIVAYQMLAGEPPFTGGTTPALLVKHLAEMPVPVSLRRPDTPDDLSQIVMRLLEKSPEHRFQSAGEMVTALKTGVVPPPTNPAASQLATGAPVRFNGAPIGGMPLGGLASPSPSAPSVPYTPAPYTPPAYQPPTYQSRTAVTPQAAPYPLYQQPTSGDEVYVPTAEDLARWEAPPVVAFRRKLAPYLFVNGAILVISIFTRGDMLGLTTLWTVYIAWKYAKLWADGFDWTDVLKQPKHRMLGEVLSDLGDKFMATFSRKKREELRAQGRLRNRLDGVLSSTPTSPVTLRAAVAMPNAPARDDELGEFVGLVKAARADREEIGRLLGTLPADERGRIPDVARTAVDLVNKVEIIARDIARVDRDHGPDAARRIDAEIGALEAEANPLDTQRSEGRVRRLAQLRRDRRAVADSLGKRELRRAQLESCRIALENVRLDLVRLRTGNSSVQSVTLVAEQAMQLARDVEIAVQAANEVRDATSSRYGSA
- the lon gene encoding endopeptidase La; amino-acid sequence: MGQRQTLPVLPLRGTVMFPGITAPIAAGRPGTLRAIETALKGDRLVFAVAQRDNTEEPTSDILFTTGVIARIGQIQRGLGGVQLLLQGEQRATALQYAEVDGYLQAVIVPAEEMMPLDLKNAAFEALHKEARERAAELGEKRGLPEEVVHQVLDSVDDAGKFSDLVAGYIELTVPEKQGLLETMSVEERLRRVLVHVQRQIGLLEAQEDIKSQVQEELGERQREMFLREQLKAIQKELGDDDQSKEITELREKLTKLELPKEARAEAERELGRLERAGRESMEAQVIRTYLEWIAELPWSKRSDDHLELARAGEILEEDHYGLKDVKDRVLEFLAVRQLRAQQVAAEVATTGEFPVSKLKGDTTDANATLGSGNGSGNGNGERQITDAKEAKARAMAKGPILLFNGPPGVGKTSIAKSIARALGREYVRVALGGARDEADIRGHRRTYVGAMPGRIIQGMKQAGSKNPVFLLDEVDKLGTSYQGDPSSALLEVLDPAQNDSFTDHYLGVPFDLSEVLFIATSNFIQNIPGPLLDRMEVVDFSGYTEREKSEIAKTYLIPRQLEESGLGQRDLKFTDDAVMKVISEYTRESGVRQLERQLGAVARKVARRVAMGDTATIDDKVISGDEVRELLGRPKVHPERVAEHDEVGITTGMYYTPMGGDIMFVEASIRRGSSAPAKSDDGAEVVRVGPISLILTGQLGDVMKESARAALTYATNNAALLGIPANRVASASEAHIHVPAGAIPKDGPSAGIAIALALVSEMSNRKVRRDVSMTGEITLRGRVLPIGGVKEKVLGAHRAGIKEVIIPKANEADLEDVPDEVREQLIFHPVETMREVLAIALVDQGRAAPVEVEELIGV